Proteins from one Bacteroidota bacterium genomic window:
- a CDS encoding NFACT RNA binding domain-containing protein has product MLSNYFTLVHISRLLNDRFVRTVIAQVYSQDKNTLSILLYAPEPYTITISCNARKNYIVGNNGDARARTNSVDLFPLLIDQHILSVYVDLNDRIVYMQLSGKQWLCLEMFASKANVLLRDESGTVIDAFLNKKELISTVKEFQRTELPVTPDNIVPDRDKFIATILENNTDQTNLTQVLKKTVPKLGSILVNEITYKLSSAPQALSIEIAEKIYSITINTINTLLQLNDVAPLLYFEENSPLCLSLIPLEHYSAYHSETYKDLFFGIQKFISFERSTASFLQKKKEISSWLTKEKEKAERTTRSVESELGESSRSEQYELYANLIMAHLSSINKGTTSVQLTNLFSHDNTLITIPLDSSLSPQKNAEKYFEKAKKAKHAREETQKRLLLLKQRLTSVSDLLEKSNDINDSFSLKNFIQSYGGVAKELGFMTDKEQEELPPFKIFVVEGGFTVYAGKNSANNDLLTFRYAKPNDLWFHARGSSGSHVVLKLGSSQGTPTKKAVEQAASIAAYYSKMKNAKHVPVAMTERKYIHKPKGAPAGTVALDKEKVIFVQPVLPGKEQ; this is encoded by the coding sequence ATGCTCTCTAATTATTTTACATTGGTGCACATTTCGCGATTATTGAACGACCGTTTTGTACGTACAGTAATTGCTCAAGTATACTCGCAGGATAAAAACACTCTTTCCATCCTTCTATACGCTCCGGAACCATATACGATAACAATCTCCTGCAACGCAAGAAAAAATTACATCGTCGGAAACAATGGGGACGCACGCGCTCGAACAAACTCAGTCGATCTTTTTCCCCTGCTCATCGATCAACATATTCTTTCTGTGTATGTCGATTTGAATGACAGAATCGTGTATATGCAACTTTCTGGGAAACAGTGGTTATGCTTGGAAATGTTCGCATCCAAGGCCAATGTATTATTGCGTGACGAAAGCGGAACAGTCATTGATGCTTTTTTGAATAAGAAAGAATTGATCTCAACAGTAAAGGAATTTCAACGAACTGAGCTTCCTGTTACCCCAGATAATATTGTTCCGGATAGAGACAAATTTATCGCAACAATACTTGAAAATAATACTGATCAAACCAATCTTACACAAGTGTTAAAAAAAACTGTACCAAAATTAGGATCTATTCTAGTAAATGAGATTACGTACAAACTATCCTCCGCCCCCCAAGCACTATCAATAGAAATCGCAGAAAAGATCTATTCGATTACCATCAATACAATCAATACTCTGTTGCAACTGAACGATGTCGCTCCACTACTCTATTTTGAAGAGAATTCACCTCTCTGTCTTTCATTAATACCATTAGAACATTATTCAGCATACCACAGCGAAACATATAAAGATCTCTTTTTTGGAATTCAAAAGTTTATCAGCTTTGAGCGTTCCACGGCATCGTTCCTTCAAAAGAAAAAAGAAATTTCTTCGTGGCTTACCAAAGAGAAGGAAAAAGCCGAACGAACGACCCGTTCCGTAGAATCTGAACTTGGCGAGTCATCCCGATCTGAACAATATGAGCTCTACGCCAATCTGATTATGGCACATCTTTCTTCCATCAACAAAGGAACAACGTCTGTGCAATTAACAAATCTGTTTTCTCATGACAATACGTTGATCACCATACCGCTCGACAGTTCGCTTTCACCGCAAAAAAATGCTGAAAAGTATTTTGAAAAAGCAAAAAAAGCCAAACATGCACGAGAGGAAACGCAAAAAAGATTGCTTTTACTGAAACAAAGATTGACATCGGTAAGCGATTTATTAGAAAAGTCTAACGACATCAATGACAGTTTTTCACTAAAAAATTTCATACAATCGTATGGGGGAGTGGCTAAAGAACTTGGGTTTATGACGGACAAAGAACAAGAAGAACTTCCACCATTCAAGATTTTTGTTGTTGAAGGCGGGTTTACGGTGTATGCAGGAAAGAACAGTGCAAACAACGACCTGCTTACATTTAGATATGCCAAACCGAATGACCTATGGTTTCATGCCAGAGGATCCAGCGGATCGCATGTAGTTCTAAAGCTCGGAAGCTCACAGGGGACGCCGACGAAAAAAGCAGTAGAACAAGCAGCATCCATTGCGGCATATTACAGCAAAATGAAGAACGCAAAGCATGTACCGGTTGCAATGACGGAGCGGAAATATATTCATAAACCGAAAGGGGCTCCGGCGGGTACTGTTGCTCTTGATAAGGAAAAGGTTATATTTGTTCAGCCTGTGTTGCCCGGAAAAGAACAATAA
- a CDS encoding TetR/AcrR family transcriptional regulator, with protein sequence MGTVERKEREKHEMREMILDAAKKLFMKEGFEHVTIRRIAEEIEYSPATVYLYFADKDAILCALQEVGFRELYKRQHLLTSIKNPAEKLRACGRIYMDFAMENQELYDLMFIMRAPMKAFQSPADWNIGKDAYEVLQTIITECIDQGYLNAPSPQIACFSVWALMHGVVSIFIRDRAPMIPKEHQAEVINGILDFTMAELLDK encoded by the coding sequence ATGGGTACAGTAGAACGAAAAGAACGCGAAAAGCATGAAATGCGGGAGATGATTCTCGACGCCGCGAAAAAGCTCTTTATGAAAGAGGGTTTTGAGCATGTTACGATTCGAAGGATTGCCGAAGAGATTGAATACAGTCCGGCAACTGTCTATTTGTATTTTGCTGATAAAGATGCAATCCTCTGTGCATTACAAGAAGTAGGTTTTAGGGAATTATATAAACGTCAACATCTTTTAACTTCCATTAAGAATCCTGCGGAAAAGCTTCGTGCCTGTGGAAGGATTTATATGGATTTTGCAATGGAGAATCAGGAGTTATATGATCTGATGTTTATTATGCGGGCACCAATGAAAGCATTTCAATCACCAGCAGACTGGAATATTGGGAAAGATGCATACGAAGTTTTACAAACAATTATTACGGAATGTATTGATCAAGGATATTTAAATGCGCCAAGTCCACAGATAGCATGCTTTTCAGTGTGGGCATTAATGCATGGTGTTGTTTCAATTTTTATTCGTGATCGAGCACCGATGATACCAAAGGAACATCAAGCAGAAGTGATCAATGGAATTTTAGATTTTACCATGGCTGAACTATTGGATAAGTAA
- a CDS encoding TonB-dependent receptor, which produces MQQQFTMSKTTALIFLMLVLSVNIVRSNEPTDLEKKAVKGSIMGKVVDNNSKQPIPNVSVQIIGTPVGTATDVDGNFILKNVTEDVYKLKYSSVGYTQHVETDVRVVRNKTTMVKEISLNENIVSGETVEVTAGLFSNDNVSPVTNYHYSLEEIRRSPGSAGDIFRAIETLPGVASSGGEFSAFSVRGGSPRDNIVVVDNIPFDKVSHFDGGTEEQEAQGGRFSIFTPGVIDEANFQAGGFSARYGGKNASFVDLKIKEGNKESFTSNGTYDVLGWEMNFDGPSYFHDKTSLLFSARHQNFKTILDMTGQSDLGYPSFTDVLLKTTTEVDSQNKISILGIYSPEFFERTIDNVYEISDKNYDNQLAKSTDTKYLLGVNWRTLTGAASVLENALYFRGNTAEFRRSNSYVYPFNGVVPKKEEAIVRENYYKYNSEENELGIRSQFTLTPSAVSTIVTGIQVNNTSFDYVAQQVDAETLFVFGSNDYRPNTANNYIILDPAFINSRAQSSKSTGAAFIEYGYSPTEVLKFIPSVRYEYSEFNDRSYISPRFSVSYFVSEYTKLSAATGMYYQPVELRTISLDVRNARLRNEQAIHYIAGVTTYLTDDVKLTTEIYYKDLNDLVVKTDRTTDFRKNVGTGFAKGVDIGLVKKFVDKWYGQVNYSYSISKRDNHDGKGEYHADFDQPHIFNILFGYEFDHEWSFSTKWKFATGRPKDSYIIHSNVFNNPSTLRYSKEITGNNTERLPDFHTWNVRVDYRKQLGDIAIVAFLDILNLYNRLNVNEERFIETTGTIDPKGFQILPSFGMKLEF; this is translated from the coding sequence ATGCAACAACAATTCACGATGTCAAAAACTACAGCATTAATTTTTTTGATGCTTGTATTAAGTGTCAACATAGTTCGTTCCAATGAGCCGACCGATCTGGAAAAAAAAGCAGTAAAGGGATCGATCATGGGGAAAGTAGTGGATAACAATAGCAAACAACCAATTCCCAATGTCAGTGTGCAGATTATTGGTACGCCCGTCGGAACAGCAACAGATGTTGACGGAAATTTCATCTTGAAAAACGTGACAGAAGATGTATATAAACTTAAGTATTCTTCCGTTGGTTACACGCAGCATGTGGAGACCGATGTGCGCGTTGTTCGAAACAAAACAACAATGGTAAAAGAAATATCACTTAACGAAAATATTGTCTCAGGAGAAACAGTTGAAGTTACGGCAGGTCTGTTTTCCAATGATAATGTTTCTCCGGTAACAAATTATCACTATTCTTTGGAAGAGATTCGGCGTTCACCGGGATCCGCAGGAGATATTTTCCGCGCAATCGAAACTCTTCCCGGTGTCGCAAGCAGTGGTGGAGAATTTTCCGCATTTTCCGTTCGCGGCGGAAGTCCACGAGATAATATTGTTGTAGTGGATAACATACCGTTTGATAAAGTATCGCACTTCGACGGCGGAACGGAAGAACAGGAAGCGCAAGGGGGACGATTCAGCATTTTTACACCTGGTGTTATTGACGAAGCAAATTTTCAAGCGGGTGGATTCTCTGCACGTTACGGTGGAAAAAATGCATCTTTTGTTGATCTAAAGATTAAAGAAGGAAATAAAGAATCATTCACTTCGAATGGAACCTATGATGTGCTGGGTTGGGAAATGAATTTTGACGGTCCAAGTTATTTTCACGATAAGACATCACTGTTGTTCTCCGCACGTCACCAGAATTTCAAAACCATTTTAGATATGACAGGCCAAAGCGACCTTGGCTATCCAAGTTTTACTGACGTTCTTCTTAAAACAACAACAGAAGTAGATTCACAGAATAAAATATCAATTCTTGGAATCTATTCCCCAGAATTTTTTGAACGAACAATTGATAATGTTTATGAAATCAGTGACAAGAATTATGACAATCAGCTTGCCAAATCTACCGATACAAAATATTTGCTCGGCGTAAATTGGCGCACGTTAACTGGAGCAGCAAGCGTTCTTGAAAATGCGCTCTATTTTAGAGGCAATACTGCAGAATTTCGCCGCAGTAACTCCTATGTTTATCCGTTTAACGGTGTTGTGCCCAAAAAAGAAGAGGCGATTGTACGGGAAAACTATTACAAGTATAATAGTGAAGAAAATGAACTTGGTATACGGTCTCAATTTACTTTGACACCGTCAGCAGTTTCGACCATTGTAACCGGAATTCAAGTCAACAATACATCATTTGATTATGTTGCTCAACAGGTCGATGCTGAAACTTTATTCGTCTTTGGCTCTAATGATTATCGTCCAAATACTGCTAATAACTATATTATTCTTGATCCGGCATTCATCAACAGCAGAGCACAATCGTCAAAATCAACTGGAGCCGCTTTTATTGAGTATGGCTATTCCCCAACAGAGGTTTTGAAATTTATTCCAAGTGTTCGATATGAATACAGTGAATTTAATGACCGGAGTTATATTTCTCCGCGCTTCAGTGTCAGTTATTTTGTGAGCGAGTATACCAAACTGAGTGCAGCAACAGGTATGTATTATCAACCAGTGGAATTGCGAACCATTTCACTTGATGTTCGTAATGCACGGTTACGAAATGAGCAGGCGATTCATTACATCGCCGGCGTGACAACGTATCTTACTGACGATGTGAAACTCACAACAGAAATATATTACAAAGATTTGAATGATCTTGTTGTGAAAACTGATCGAACCACGGATTTCCGTAAAAATGTCGGAACCGGTTTTGCGAAAGGGGTTGACATCGGACTCGTAAAAAAATTTGTCGACAAATGGTACGGCCAGGTAAATTATTCATATTCCATCAGTAAGCGAGATAATCATGATGGAAAGGGAGAATATCATGCTGATTTTGATCAACCGCATATTTTCAATATTCTGTTTGGTTATGAATTTGATCATGAATGGTCATTCTCAACGAAATGGAAATTTGCAACCGGCCGCCCAAAGGATTCTTACATCATTCACTCGAATGTTTTCAACAATCCATCTACGCTGCGTTATTCCAAAGAGATTACAGGAAACAACACCGAGCGGCTTCCGGATTTTCATACATGGAATGTTCGTGTGGATTACCGTAAACAATTGGGAGATATTGCTATTGTTGCGTTCTTAGATATTCTGAATCTCTATAATAGACTGAATGTAAATGAAGAACGCTTCATTGAAACGACCGGCACGATTGATCCAAAAGGATTTCAAATACTTCCGTCCTTTGGTATGAAATTGGAATTCTAA
- a CDS encoding response regulator, with protein sequence MAIKILVVDDDNYIRSFLQKRLTALGYDVYLAENGEVGLQVAGEERPHLIISDWMMPKMDGTEFCRRIKEHPDLKYAYFILLTARDSAEDKIEGMEQGADDFMTKPFNDKELVARVNVGLRITALQQELSKFQHQKAVTELAITVGHEINNPLGIIMLTLQVMKKKIGTPRESELKNDIDTMMANGHRLADIVKKLSSLEDPQFKPYLKNSETHMLDLTGKP encoded by the coding sequence ATGGCAATTAAGATCCTAGTCGTCGATGACGACAATTACATTCGCTCATTCCTCCAAAAGCGACTGACTGCACTTGGCTACGATGTTTACCTTGCAGAAAATGGTGAAGTCGGCCTTCAAGTGGCCGGGGAAGAACGCCCGCATTTAATCATCTCCGATTGGATGATGCCGAAGATGGATGGCACAGAATTTTGCCGTCGCATTAAGGAACATCCCGACCTAAAGTATGCTTATTTCATCCTGCTCACCGCCCGCGACTCCGCAGAGGATAAGATTGAAGGGATGGAACAGGGTGCGGATGATTTTATGACCAAGCCGTTCAATGATAAAGAGCTGGTCGCCCGTGTGAATGTCGGACTTCGAATTACCGCACTACAGCAGGAATTGTCAAAATTTCAACATCAAAAAGCGGTCACCGAACTCGCCATCACTGTTGGGCATGAGATCAACAATCCACTCGGGATTATCATGCTGACGTTACAAGTGATGAAGAAAAAGATCGGCACACCCCGCGAATCTGAACTGAAAAACGATATCGACACCATGATGGCCAATGGTCACCGTCTTGCGGATATTGTGAAGAAACTCTCATCGCTCGAAGATCCGCAGTTCAAACCGTACTTAAAGAATTCCGAAACACACATGCTTGACCTTACCGGAAAACCGTAA